The window TGCAGCCAGGTCTCATATAGAAGAAGACGAAAACAAGATGTTAGCCACCATCTTTAGAGGTGTTGCCGAGGATATAAAGTTTGCAGTTATCGGACATATTCACCCAGATTTAAGCGACGAGCAACTAGAGGACATAGGTATAATCGACCTGTTATTTATACCGGTCGGCGGCTCTGGCTATACACTGGATGCGATTGCAGCAGCAAAGATCGTTAAACAATTAGAACCAAAGGTGGTTATACCCACTCATTACGCCGACAAATCACTTAACTTTGATATGCCACAGGCTGCTTGCGATGAGTTTGTTAAAGTTATGGGAGTAGAGGCTCAGAAAATAGGCAGGAGCTTAAAGCTTAAAAGAGCTGATCTATCCGACAAAACCCAGATTTATATACTAGACTGAGACCCTCTGGTCGGGTTGTAAAAAAAATAGTCTCTCAGTGAGAGACTATTTTGTTGAGGCAATGGCGCCTTTCTTCTTAAGCGTGCGCAAGGCGGATGTACTGATTTTTACACGTACCTTTTTTCCGTCTACGAAAAGTGTTTTTGTTTGTAGGTTTGGTTTCCAGACCTTTTTTGTACGGCGTAGTGAAAAACTAACATTGTGACCATGTTGTTTGCCTTTGCCGCTAATTTCACATTTCTGCATTTGAATTACCTATAATTTGCTTAAAATTCAGTTGATTATTCTATAGTAATTGATCTGATTAGTCAATCAATAGTTTAGATAAAGGTTTTTACATGGATCTGTAATGTTGTAAACTGTATAATGAAATTTTATGAGTAGTATTAGTGGGATAGAAATAGTTTTTGCAATAATTTCGATTGTAACGGCAATATCGTTACACGAAATGATGCATGCTGTCGCTGGTTATTTCTTGGGTGATGATACCGCAAAAAGCCAGGGAAGAATCAGCTTTAATCCCTTAGTGCATGTTGATATGTTCACAACAATACTACTACCATTAATACTGTTAATCGCAGGCGCACCACCAATTGGGGCAGCTAAACCAGTCCCATTTAACCCCACTAGATTAAAGTTTGACGAATACGGTGCAGCCCTCTTAGCTCTGGCTGGACCAGCCACAAACTTTTTACTAGCTGTTGTAGGTGCTACATCATATAAAATAGCTTTTAATTATGGCTGGGAGCTTGCTGCCAGCGGTTTTGCCATCTTTACTGTTGTTAACATAGGTTTTTTTGTATTTAACATGCTACCAGTTCCACCGCTAGATGGTTCTAGGGTGCTGTATGCATTCGCACCTGATAGTGTACGTCGCTTGATGGACAACTTAGAGAGAATGGGTATCTTGATTATCATGTTTGTATTTGTGTTTGCTTATCCGCTGGTTAGACCGTTACTAGTTTGGGCAAATAGGGCACTATTAAACTTGATTGTTTAGGATTATAATTATTACTGGCTGATGGCCTATATGATTATCTGTTACTTCATATATGGGAGCCTAATATTCAATCTACTTGCGGGTAGGTTATGAGGGCACCCACGTGGGTTATCTATTCCAGATACTCATACCATCAGCCATAAAAATGCACCAAGTAGTTGGTGCATTTTTATATACTAATTGGTCGGGATGACAGGACTTGAACCTGCGACCTCACGGCCCCCAGCCGTACGCGCTAGCCAACTGCGCCACATCCCGTGTATTCAAAGTATAAAATATCCATGCATGCGTGTACAATGTAGTTATGGACTGGAAACAAACAGAAGCTTCAACACTCCTGCTAAAAAAAGACTTTGAAAGCTTTGATCAAGCATGGGCATTCATGACCTTTTTAGCTAAACTTAGCCGTTCTTGTAAGGTACAGCCAAGACTCGCAAATTTTGGTGAGCAGGTAGAGGTAGAAATATATAATGATCAAGCCGCTATACCATTCATCGACGGAGTGAATAACTTTTTAACATATAAGAAATCAGAAAGTGTTGATGTTCTAACAACACAGAATGATAGCTCATGTTTATACTGTGATGGTGGTTCTAGGGGAAATCCTGGTCCGTCTGCAAGCGGTTTTGTGATATTCGATAGCCACAATAACGAGTTAGCTAGGGGCGGTGAATTCTTGGGAGTAACTACAAATAACCAAGCTGAGTATCACTCACTAAAAGCTGGGTTAGCAAAAGCTCACGAGCTTGGTATACATAAAATAAAAGTCTATATGGATAGTATGTTAGTTGTTAATCAGATTAGTGGCATTTATAAAGTGCGTAATCGCGATCTTTGGCCGGTATACGAACATATTAAGTCGGAGTCCAGTAAATTTAGAGAGTTCAATATTTCGCATGTTCCGCGAGAACTCAATAAAGTGGCCGATGGAATAGTCAATAAAATTCTCGACGATCACATCAAAGATTAATCATTCTGTTACAATATCTATGTCAGCTAACCGATCGATCGCCGCTCGCAATATGCGAGGGGAGGAAAGTCCGGGCTACATAAAGGCAACGACAGTCGCTAACGGCGACCAAGGGTGACCTTAGGGAAAGTGCCACAGAAACGTGTACCGCCTCGTTTTACGAGGTAAGGGTGAAACGAGTGGGGTAAGAGCCCACAACATCTGTAGGTGACTATGGAATGTTGGTAAACCCTGTCTGTAGCAAGGAGTGACTCAAGCTTCTTTTCTAGGAGCCGGCGCCTACCGCGAGTTACAAAGACACCGCTTGATCAGGGTATACCTGACTAGATAGATGATCGATCTCGACAAAACCCGGCTTATAGGTTAACTGACAAATTAAAATGACCCGTGTAGGGGTCATTTTAATTTGTCAGAGGCCTCAGACCTTACTTAGTGGCTTTGACTAACTGGGCAAAGGCTTTTGGTTCTCGGGCAGCTAGTTCTGCAAGGATTTTGCGATCTAGACTAATGTTTGCATTCTTTAGGTCGTTGATCAGCTTTGAGTAAGTGGTTCCATTCTCGCGAGCAGCGGCATTAATTCGAGTTGCCCATAGACCACGTAATTCTCGTTTGCGGTTTCTACGATCACGATATGCATATTGTAATGAGCGAACAGCAGCTTGCTTGCCTAGACGCACGCTAGAGCGTCGAGCGCGCTGCATACCTTTGGTCGCTTTACGGATATTATTATGGCGTCGACGTGCAGTAACGCCTCGTTTAACTCTCATTACTTAACTCCTAGGTTCTTCTTAATGTTTTTGGCAATCGTTCCGCCGATTAGTTTTGGCGAAACTAAAGTACGCTTGCGTGAGTGGCTCTTTTTGCTCATATTGTGGTTACCGTTTGCTTTACGGCGGATGACTTTACCATTTCGGGTAACTCGGATCTTATCCTTTGTTCCGCTATGGGTTTTTAACTTAGGCATTCTTTGTACTCCTTATGACCATTGTTAACTGTTTACCGGCAAACTGAGGTTGCTGGTCGACGGCGATATCTTGACCCAGCTTATCGAGTAATTTGTCGGCTAGCTCAAAAGCCAATTCTTTGTGAGCTAGCTCGCGACCTCTTAAAACGATACTGAGCTTTACCTTACTGCCGTTATCCAGGAATTTACAGATTTTACTGAGCTTTACATCGATGTCGTGACCACCTATCTTTAGGCCAAAACGCATTTCCTTCAGCTCGTTTGATTTCGCATTGCGGCGATTCTTTTGCAACTGCTTTTCGCGCTGATAGTTGTATTTGCCCCAATCGACGATCTTGGCAACTGGTGGGTTAGCACTTGATGACACTTCTACGAGGTCAAGTCCGGCTTCCTGAGCCGCTCGAATTGCTTCAGCCTTACTCAAGACACCTAGTTGTGATCCGTCCTCACCAATTACCCGCAACTCAGTTGCTCGAATGGCGTGATTGACGCGGGTCTGCTTGTTTATTCTGTAACTCCTTTCAAGTCGGACGCTAGTTTACCAGATTAACTTCTTAAAGACAAGTGTTAAATGCTCATAATATTGAATCACGCTGTCGGTATTGGAGGGCTTCGCCTATATGATTCTTGCTTATTTCTTCTGAATGCTCTAAATCTGCAATAGTTCTAGCTACTCTAACGATTCTTATGTAGGCTCGGCTAGAGAATTTTAGGCTATGTGCCGCTTGGTCTAAGAAATGCTTAGCCTCAGTCGAAAGTTGGCCAAACTTATTGAGCTGTTTTGCCGATAATAAGCAGTTTAGCTTACCGGAATTGCGATTTCGTTGAGACTCATGTGCACCTGCTACTATTTTCTTGTAATCAACGGTCTTCTGTTTTTGGGCCACGTTTTCGAGGAGCTTTTCCGGATCGATAGCGTTTACTTGGATGTGCATATCTATTCTATCCATAATCGGGCCAGATAATCGTTTCTGATAGCGGATAATCTCATATGGGCTACAACTACAAGGCTTATCAGAGCCGTAGAAACCACAAGGGCAGGGGTTACTAGTCGCGATGAGCATAAAATCTGCGGGATAGGTTGTGCTAACGCGTGCACGACTAACGGTAACTCGTTTATCTTCTAATGGCTGACGGAGTGCCTCGAGAGTCGATTTACTATATTCTGGAAGCTCGTCTAGCATCAGAATACCCAAATGAGCCAAACTTATCTCTCCTGGCCGAGCATGACTCCCACCGCCAATAATTGATATATCGCTTGCTGTGTGATGAGGCGCTCGAAAGGGCGCCTGATCGATAATTGCATCACTCTCGTGTGTGGCAAGTGAGTGTATATGGGTGACCACCAATGACTCTTCTCTCGATAGATTTGGCAGGAGTTCGCTTGCGGCTTTCGCCAACATGGTCTTGCCAGTGCCTGGGGGACCATACATGTGCAAATTATGTCTACCAGCAGCTGCCACCAGCAAAGCTCTTTTTGCATGCGCCTGACCCACAATATCATCTAGTAGGTACTCTCTCTTAGGTGCATTTTTTGATGAGCTTGATCTGACTAATTGGATCTCTTCTCCTTGGATAATCGATACGAACTGCCTTAGGTTCTTTATGGGGTAAATCTTAATACCGGGTACCAGCGCAGCTTGTTCGGACATAACCTCAGGTACATAAACTGAGTCTACACCTTGACTACGAGCTTCGAGCAGTTTACCAACTAGCCCGCGGACCGGTTTAAGAATTCCATCAAGCCCGAGCTCGCCGATATAGGCTGAGTTTCCAAGGCCTTTGGCCATATCTTTGCCAATGATCGCCGCAGCAATCGCAAAATCAAGACCACTATCATCTTTTGCTATATCTGCTGGTGCAAGGTTAATCAATATTTTCCGTCGCGGCAGCTCAAGTCCACTTGCAGAAAACGCTGCTCGGATTCTTTCTCTCGACTCATCAACCGAACGTGTCGCAAGCCCAACTATAGTGATACCAGGTAGGTTATTGGAAATATGGCATTCCACATCAATCAGAACGCATTCATACCCTAAGCTAATTGCTCCACGTGACTTCATCTACTAACAGTATAGACTATTTAGATATTTCCAAACAAAAAAGAAACAACGGTCTGCGAGTAACCGTTGTTTACTGTAGTTCTTTTTGTTTTTGAGCACTTTTTTTATTCAAGTGCTGCGTCAATAATAGAAGTCTTATATTCTATTGTCAACAACATTCTTGTGGAAAATCGATATGACTTTCATAACTAAATTCATGCATGTAGAAAGCCATGATTCATATTTCAAGACGATCCGTAGATTCTCTTGCACGGTATAGTTTTATAAAGCTGATTAATCCATACACTACTCAAAGCCGACTTAGACGAATTAGACACAGGTCTGTTCGTAGCATAGCCAAACAACACACGATGCAACTTTTATTCGACACGCATTGATTTTAGTAATCAGGAGAGGGAATGTATCTAAGCTCTCTAGCCGAGTTAAGTTGGTGCATTTGGGCTATATAGTTTGTCTCTTGGCCATAA of the Candidatus Nomurabacteria bacterium genome contains:
- a CDS encoding MBL fold metallo-hydrolase, whose product is MQVDFFGANCIRLKTKLTTIVFDDNLARLGAKSVTTSDDIAASTNEAILGLPSKYSISFSLPGNYEVGDVMLTGIAARSHIEEDENKMLATIFRGVAEDIKFAVIGHIHPDLSDEQLEDIGIIDLLFIPVGGSGYTLDAIAAAKIVKQLEPKVVIPTHYADKSLNFDMPQAACDEFVKVMGVEAQKIGRSLKLKRADLSDKTQIYILD
- a CDS encoding 50S ribosomal protein L28 codes for the protein MQKCEISGKGKQHGHNVSFSLRRTKKVWKPNLQTKTLFVDGKKVRVKISTSALRTLKKKGAIASTK
- a CDS encoding site-2 protease family protein; protein product: MSSISGIEIVFAIISIVTAISLHEMMHAVAGYFLGDDTAKSQGRISFNPLVHVDMFTTILLPLILLIAGAPPIGAAKPVPFNPTRLKFDEYGAALLALAGPATNFLLAVVGATSYKIAFNYGWELAASGFAIFTVVNIGFFVFNMLPVPPLDGSRVLYAFAPDSVRRLMDNLERMGILIIMFVFVFAYPLVRPLLVWANRALLNLIV
- a CDS encoding ribonuclease HI family protein is translated as MDWKQTEASTLLLKKDFESFDQAWAFMTFLAKLSRSCKVQPRLANFGEQVEVEIYNDQAAIPFIDGVNNFLTYKKSESVDVLTTQNDSSCLYCDGGSRGNPGPSASGFVIFDSHNNELARGGEFLGVTTNNQAEYHSLKAGLAKAHELGIHKIKVYMDSMLVVNQISGIYKVRNRDLWPVYEHIKSESSKFREFNISHVPRELNKVADGIVNKILDDHIKD
- the rplT gene encoding 50S ribosomal protein L20, with translation MRVKRGVTARRRHNNIRKATKGMQRARRSSVRLGKQAAVRSLQYAYRDRRNRKRELRGLWATRINAAARENGTTYSKLINDLKNANISLDRKILAELAAREPKAFAQLVKATK
- the rpmI gene encoding 50S ribosomal protein L35; this translates as MPKLKTHSGTKDKIRVTRNGKVIRRKANGNHNMSKKSHSRKRTLVSPKLIGGTIAKNIKKNLGVK
- a CDS encoding translation initiation factor IF-3, whose translation is MRVIGEDGSQLGVLSKAEAIRAAQEAGLDLVEVSSSANPPVAKIVDWGKYNYQREKQLQKNRRNAKSNELKEMRFGLKIGGHDIDVKLSKICKFLDNGSKVKLSIVLRGRELAHKELAFELADKLLDKLGQDIAVDQQPQFAGKQLTMVIRSTKNA
- a CDS encoding YifB family Mg chelatase-like AAA ATPase, translated to MKSRGAISLGYECVLIDVECHISNNLPGITIVGLATRSVDESRERIRAAFSASGLELPRRKILINLAPADIAKDDSGLDFAIAAAIIGKDMAKGLGNSAYIGELGLDGILKPVRGLVGKLLEARSQGVDSVYVPEVMSEQAALVPGIKIYPIKNLRQFVSIIQGEEIQLVRSSSSKNAPKREYLLDDIVGQAHAKRALLVAAAGRHNLHMYGPPGTGKTMLAKAASELLPNLSREESLVVTHIHSLATHESDAIIDQAPFRAPHHTASDISIIGGGSHARPGEISLAHLGILMLDELPEYSKSTLEALRQPLEDKRVTVSRARVSTTYPADFMLIATSNPCPCGFYGSDKPCSCSPYEIIRYQKRLSGPIMDRIDMHIQVNAIDPEKLLENVAQKQKTVDYKKIVAGAHESQRNRNSGKLNCLLSAKQLNKFGQLSTEAKHFLDQAAHSLKFSSRAYIRIVRVARTIADLEHSEEISKNHIGEALQYRQRDSIL